One genomic window of Mucilaginibacter sp. SJ includes the following:
- a CDS encoding iron chaperone has product MEKPKENIDEYIAGFPEDVQQKLQQVRETIKAAAPDAEEAIKYAIPTFVLNGNLVHFGGFKNHIGFYPAPQGLEEFKEELSGYKGAKGSVQFPLDEPMPLDLITKIVKFRVQKNMEKTKKKK; this is encoded by the coding sequence ATGGAAAAGCCAAAGGAAAATATTGACGAATATATCGCCGGTTTCCCGGAGGATGTACAGCAGAAACTGCAACAGGTGCGCGAAACCATCAAAGCCGCCGCCCCCGATGCCGAGGAGGCTATCAAATATGCTATTCCTACCTTTGTGCTCAATGGCAATTTAGTACACTTCGGCGGTTTTAAAAATCACATCGGTTTTTATCCGGCACCGCAGGGTTTGGAAGAGTTTAAAGAAGAGCTTTCGGGCTATAAAGGGGCCAAGGGCTCGGTTCAGTTTCCGCTTGATGAGCCTATGCCCCTGGATCTGATTACCAAAATTGTAAAGTTCAGGGTTCAGAAAAATATGGAGAAGACTAAGAAGAAAAAATAG